One segment of Carya illinoinensis cultivar Pawnee chromosome 13, C.illinoinensisPawnee_v1, whole genome shotgun sequence DNA contains the following:
- the LOC122292600 gene encoding transcription factor Pur-alpha 1, with protein MEGNSGGGGIIAGGIGNDVELLCKTLQVEHKLFYFDLKENPRGRYLKISEKTSATRSTIIVPFSGISWFLDLFNYYVNSDDQEVFSKELQLDTKVFYFDIGENRRGRFLKVSEASVSRNRSTIIVPAGNTRDEGWAAFRNILAEINEASRLFILPNQPSSEPSERLVGLSDDVGAGFISGHNSQPATSSELNVDRSVELEAQDEIGIMAVSKVIRADQKRFFFDLGSNNRGHFLRISEVAGSDRSSIILPLSGLKQFHEIVGHFVEITKDRIEGMTGANVRTVDPPQR; from the exons ATGGAAGGGAATTCGGGTGGTGGTGGGATAATTGCAGGAGGGATAGGGAATGACGTGGAGCTGCTCTGTAAAACGTTGCAGGTGGAGCACAAGCTGTTCTACTTCGATCTCAAGGAAAACCCTCGGGGCCGCTATCTCAAGATCTCGGAGAAGACGTCGGCCACGAGGTCCACCATCATCGTTCCCTTCTCCGGCATTTCCTGGTTCTTGGATCTCTTCAATTACTATGTCAATTCAGATGACCAAGAAGTTTTCAGCAAGGAATTGCAGCTCGACACCAAG GTGTTTTACTTCGACATTGGTGAAAATCGGAGGGGCCGCTTCTTGAAG GTATCAGAAGCTTCTGTTAGTAGAAATCGCAGTACAATCATTGTTCCAGCAGGAAACACTCGGGATGAAGGGTGGGCAGCATTTAGGAACATTTTGGCGGAGATCAATGAAGCATCAAGGCTTTTCATATTGCCCAATCAG CCCAGTTCTGAACCCTCAGAACGTCTTGTTGGGCTTTCAGATGATGTAGGTGCTGGCTTCATTTCTGGCCACAATAGTCAACCTGCCACGAGTTCTGAATTGAATGTGGATAGGTCTGTTGAATTGGAGGCACAGGATGAAATTGGTATTATGGCAGTTTCAAAAGTAATCAGAGCCGATCAGAAAAGATTCTTCTTTGATCTCGGGAGCAATAATAGGGGCCATTTCCTAAGGATATCTGAG GTTGCAGGTTCTGATCGATCTTCCATCATTCTTCCACTGTCAGGATTGAAGCAGTTCCATGAAATAGTTGGTCACTTTGTGGAGATAACCAAAGACCGAATTGAAGGGATGACAGGCGCAAATGTGCGGACAGTGGATCCCCCTCAAAGATGA